ATCCACGGTGCCATAAGGATTTTGCTCAGAAGTACACCATTTGCATTTCTAGATGTAGTTTCAAGGAATGGAGCAAGCCCAGTGCAAATGTGAAGTACCTGAATATATGAGTTAAGGCAATAATTTCCACAGTCCTACGACCTAGTTCCACCAGCTTGTTCTCTTCACGCTTAATGTCAGCATAGGTTCCATCCTACACAGGAAAAGGGAAGCATTTCATTCTTGAATCAAGGTAACTAAACATAACATCTATGAAATTACATTCTTGAAATAAGAACTTCGCTCCGCGACAGATAATAAGAAAGTATTCTAGCATTCCATACCCTATGCATTTGCATGGTACACCGTGTACAAAACAGTAGTTTGAAGTTATATCGTTCAACTCAAAGATAATCTAAAAAGCCCAAGGAATTCACAGTTTTATTAAGACAACTACTGTTTTTTACCTTGGTACGGTTTTGAGGGCCCTTTTCATCCTTCGGGGGCAAAGCCTCGAGCGCAGCTCTCTCAATAAGCAACAACATATCATCCATTAGGGTAAACATGCCATTTTTAACACGGACGATAGGAGCTGGTGATTCCGCAGCGTTCATTACCTTTTCTCCAGCTGTATTACTCTTACTATGCCATTCAAGAGCCTTCAAACCACGGTAGAGACACTCCATTACCAAAGTGGATGTGACTTCTTTCTCTTTAAAAAACTGCTTAACAACTACTTTCAAAATCACATCTGTTTGCTCCCTGGACATTCGACATCTAACATTTTGGTCAACACCCAACCAAAAAGCACAGAAGCTGCAAGCATCCAATGTAACAATTTGTTATACGATACACAAATATGAAATAGTAGAACAGCATCACAAACGAGTTGCAGAAGAGATAAGAAAGAGGTGTCAAAAATGAGATCTGATGTTCACATAAGCATTGCATAACGTCCTTGGTTGGACCCAAGTAAGCCCCAACCCTCTTATAATTTATTCCGTTTGTTTGAAACGCTCAAGAATATCTACATGCTAAAACTATCCATCTTTAAGTGACATTGTACTATTTTCTAATTAGTACAAAAGAATTGATGAGAAATCCTATTAAATTAGAAATGTGAAAAATTATAGCTTAAAGCATAGCTACAGAGCCCAAGATTTCGAGTTTAAATAAGTTTCAAACTTATGGCCTAGCTCTTGACTACTTCGCTGCGAGGCAACAATTATTCAAACTACATAAATTCAAGGAAACTCAGGTCTGTGGCTTAAGCGCTGGTTCAAGATTTTGGGGAACTATGTAAACCCAAAGCTACCAAATGTCAGGCCAAGTCAAGATATCAAACTAACTTCTACAACTTCCAATCACTCTGAATGAAATTATTAGTAAAAACGATAAGAATAACTACTAATGAGAGAAGAAAGCAAATTAAGCAGATGAAACCCCTGATTACTAGAAAAACTATGACAAATTAACAAGGAGGACTTGCAGAAGATACCTTGCACTGTCCCCAAGCAAGTCCCcaagtttcttttgtttttcttcaagaaAACTCCCGCAAATTTGCTCTACATTTGCTCGATATACACAAGCGAGTTCTCTCCTATACTGACAATCCAAGCAACGAAAAAGACGGTCCTTTTTCTCCCTTGAGTAGGCCAAAACCTCAGAGATAAGTTAGTTTTAATCGAGCCCAAGAAACCCAGTGAAGTGATAAGAATATAGTATCGTTTACTTAAAGAAACCCAGTGAAGTATGAAACAAGCAGATGGTGCGTACCAGAAAATGCAAGTACATAACAGTAAATAACTGGAAATAAAAGACACACCTAATAACTTGAACTTGAGCCTTTATAACAAGAGTATCATTTACAATAAACCCATCCATCACTTCTGTTAACTCCATAAACGTTTTCCAACCCCAATCATGCTCCTTCTTCCAGAACCTGTGCAATGTATCTACAAACCTTCCGTTAGTTAGATTAGGACAAAAGGATCACAACTAAGAAATTTTAACAGTAAAAAACACATATAACCAACCGACCAGAATATTTAGATTTCTTTGGATCTTTATTAATAACAGCAATTGTGAACTGAGCAAAGTGGCTCCACCCTGTCAATGTTGgaagcaaatatatatatatatcatcaaTCAATGAACAAGCAAAAATCGAGCAGCATAAGTGGAATGTTATTAAAGTTATCAAACCTGGCAAAAGCTTATCATGGTTAGCAACACAAAGAAACAGCGAGAGATGGTTGCAGACATCACATCCTTGGGGGTAATTAAGAGGTACCTAGTGACCCATCAGAAGCGCAGTCATAATTAGAACACCCAATTCTTATAACTTTTCAAATTAGTAAACAAGACGTAACTGTACCGTATGCCTCTATTTCATACGGTACAACCTAAAGCCTACCTTTAATCATGGAAATAATTAGCTATCGTGTCCTTTCTACAAAATATAAATTACATGAACTTAAACCATTTTGTATAGTTTTTCAGTATAAATTATATATCTTATTCGACTTTATGTGTAATCTGTAATCTCATACCATTTGTAACCGCTAACCTCAAATGCATTGCTCCGAAGCTCTCGTTTGCTAATCCGTGAAAAGTTATCTATCTTCCATGTGAACTTTCCGTATAGCTCAGCTGGTTTCGGCCCTACATAAATGAGAATCATCAAACAGTAAACAAAGAGCCTTTGCAAAAATGATGTATCAGTTGAACACAAAGTCCCTGACCCTGGCAAGAAAGTTGTTATGAACAACCACTTCTAATCCTTGTATATTTTGGATACAGAACCATCATTTTGAAATTATCAGGAAACATATGATCAAACTGGAGCCTGAAACCACTACCACACATTTTGAACAACCAGTATCATGCAAATGGGTCGTCTGCAAAGCACGCTCTTTGAAGAGCAAAAGACGATATGCTTCAGCAGTGGTCAGATGGTCGAAGAAAGCTTTTCAACAAAATTGAACCCAAGGGGTTTTATTTCAATCCACACAGACAATTTTTGGCTGGTACCGCTTTTGAGCATATCCACCAGTTAATGCTATTCAacgatcaaaaacaaaaaattattcaTTATAGTATTATTTGGATATAAGTGATCAAAATGCAAAGAAATGACAACTGACTTAACAGTAGAAAAATAGAAGGATTTTTACCATCTTTATTACATAGCATTGGATCGGAAGAAGATGCATTCCCCTCAAACTCATGTACTGCAGCATCTAAAGGTTGGTATGCTGCTGTGAAAAGGATGAATTTGTGGTTTGTACTCGCTGAAACAGCTTCAAGAACTCGAAGAAACACTTGGGGGTTCTTCAAAAAACCCATGCTGCATAAACAAAAGGGTATTTTGAGATTATTGATCCGCCTACGTGTGAGTTACATAAAACCAATATATTCCAGAAAAAAATCTCCAACTAATCGATATATTCTATAAAAGGGTATATGTGAAaaacttcattttcttttttatttgtattGTATATGTGCCATAAACTTTGATTCAAAGGGAAAAATTCCAGAAGATTACCAAGTCAGAAAAAATATATGGCAGAAATTTGGAGACTTGCCTTCCTATAGAACTTAACCCGATGAAGATGGGGATATCTGAGGCagaaaattttaagaaattttgCAAAGAAGCGTGAAGAGTACATAGTTCGTCTTTTGCTGGTTGATGTCTCGGAGAACCAAAATCTGAAATTCCTCTGCAATCGCTACATGAAAATTGCCATCTCATTGGAGGAAACCAAAATCCACATACTCGGACAATTTTGGGCCAATAACCTGGGGGTCGCAATCATGCAATGAGAATGGAATTATAGGAATAAAGACCATAAAGTTCGACGACTAAATGTTTGCAATAATTTTGGCGGTTCACATGAAATAAGTTTTTTTGCAGATAACCACAAGCATTTAAAAATACATGTTGACTGAAGAATAAGAATTAAGATGGGTAATCAGCATACCTGGGAACTCCACAACTTCCCTGCTGAACCCATACCTGCAAGTTGATAGTAGAGCAGTGTTCAGAGAAGTTAAAGAACTACATTTTTGGCATGAAGGATGAAGCTGAACTGAATCCAGAAATTAAGGTGGGGTCTTACAAAAGCAAGGGAGATTGAGGCCAATTGTGCGACATGGGAAGACCTGTTACTGGATCCTGAATTCAGTACAAATGCTACTTGTAAGTTATATGGGTAGTCTAAAATTTAAGAGATGCAGCACATATGTACCCATATTTAGTTGATCAATGGACTATTTAAGATCAGAGATACCAACCGTGAAAGGGAAATAACTTAGATTCAAATCATTTCTCCACAATCCCCATTCCTCTGTAAAAAGTGGCCACATCCAATGAATCACATCTTTCCAACATATCTATTTTGTGTACTAGGGTGAGAAATGAATTGTATTAGATAAATCTAGAAGCTAGAAAAAAAAAGGAGATTTAGTGGTACATAAAAGACGAGTCTAATGGGTAAGAGAAAGAAACAAAAGCACAAGAAACACAAGTGCATATGATATGGTAAGCAAGCTATTTTGTTTTATGTTGAGTAATTCCTAATTTGGAAAGAAAGATGATTTACCATGTGAGGAGGAGCTTCTTGAAGATATATGTATAAGAGTGGGAACTCCTTCTTGAAGTGCCGTTCAAATGATGAAGGTGCACTGAGAAACAAAGTTTGCCATAGTGTTATCAGAAAACATAACAATTTGGTAGCTAATAGGGGCAAAAGAATAAAATGAAACCCCAACAGCTAAGCCACTACCATCCTTAAATTATCAACAAACAAACAGGAAATAGTTGAAGTTTTTCTTCAGTACCTATTGGGAACAACATATGGAGCACCAACAATGCAACGCACATGAAATAGTTCTGCGAGGTTCCATCCTTCCTGTATTATCATTTCAATACAACAGCAAATCAATGACAATGGTGGGTCATCATTGCGAGCACAGCCGTCCACTGTATGTTGTATAGTCAagtttagacataaataccaatgcgaagaaatttatcaaaataaaatcaGCAACCAAGTTTGGGCCATCATCAAATATTTTTTCCATTGTACTCAAGCATTGTAGTCTATGCTCTTTTCTAACAAGCTTCTTCTGCAAAGAAAACGAGCTTTGTACTTCGCACCCTGatataatcaaaacccaaataaaaggAACATTAGAACTTACGCATCAAACTTCAAACAAATATATCTCATATTTGAAATATCTTGTACTTTTTCGACCCCATATAAGATTTTTTTACAAGAAACCCTAACAAACATGAAACAATCAAGTTTCTTTTGATACTTCAATAAATTATGCATTTACAATATGATACGCAACtttacctcaaaaaaaaaaagtataaaatAAGCAACTTaatcattggaaattcagaatTTAAATCAGACCTGAGGGATTATGATCTTGAAGAATAGAAAGTACAGGTGGTGTTGTAATTGGATAGAAGGAGACATTTTGGTCTTCCAAGTTATCAATTAAATTCTGCAAGATAATCATCAAAGCAAAAACCCATAGTATAGTAGGGGTTGATTTTatccaatttttttctttctattacTTGCAATTTGACAAAACAGAAAAATGGGTACTGGAAAAATCAACCTGGTGAGCTGAATGAGTGATCAAAATCACATGATAATGGGGTTGATCAGAAGCAAAAGCTGCTGCAATGGCCTGTAAGAACAAATTCAATATCAAACGTTCGTTAATGGAAAGAGACACACAGAGAGAAGAGAGGGAGAGAATACAGCGATGGGGTAGACGTCGCCTTTGGTTCCAAAAGCCATGAACACTGCTCTAGGTCTCTGGTTACGCTCCATTTCGCACCTAACAATTAAACTGGGGAagccaaaatagatttcataatcCAGCTATTCAGAGGAAACCTATATTACTGAGGCAGGAGTGGGGGAGAATTTGGGGCTGACAAGTTATGAAGTAGTAACATAAGGaaccccttatccaactatttttcgTAATGACCAATATATCCTCCATTAActaaattttattatgattagaGACTAAATTAGCTTAATTATTTGATTtgtattttgaaaatcaaaattcttttatttttctattttagaagaaggagaaactttttgtttcttttttttaaacCTTAGAAGAATATGATGAAACATATCGTGAAAATAATCAGGAATGAAAACTTCGTACAATcaaacctcgataaatgaatgccattgggacaaaaaaaaatattcgtttagcgggattatttatttatttagacgGTATTTTCTTAATTAAAAAGTTAAAATGTATAAGAGAAGATGTACAAATTTACCTAGAGTCGAaaaatgaatatttatttatttagacggtattttcttaattaagaagttaaaaTGTACTGTATAAGAGAATTACCTATTGGGTATTGGTCAAAATTCTTATCAATAATTCAATGGTCATAGAAGAAAGGTGACCCAAGATTAATTGGTGTCATTTTTAATTTAGGTTATAAAAATGTGATGGACGTCGAACATCTATTAAACTATCCTAACGAAAATGATGCAATTATATATTGAATCTCCAACAGACGAAGAAATTATAGAGCCAGTGATATATGATGAGAATGAtcctgaaccagatgatagtagcaTCGTACCTAATATGTCATTCAAATGCCTTTCAAGCGATGATCACCATAAAAATTACTTGTTACAACATgagcaaaatattccagaaattaTGAAAGCATTACATAAGATTAAGGTTGCGGTGCATTTTGGTTTGAGTGGAAGAAAAAAACAATCAACCATAGATGAAGAATTAACTTCACATTTTGGTTTATttccatatatatttttatgtaaaatttacTAATTATGTATATTGATTTAttctcatatatatatttttagtgattattcgtttatatttctatagggcctttaaggattcaattttttttattcattaatgcattaagcgaggttattcatttatctcCTTGGCCAAAGTCGGGACTGGAAAGaattattcatttggcgaggttattcatttatcgaacattCGTTTATCGAGGTTCGGCTGTAGTTGACTCCATTACCATACAATTTTGTTGATTCTA
This DNA window, taken from Papaver somniferum cultivar HN1 chromosome 3, ASM357369v1, whole genome shotgun sequence, encodes the following:
- the LOC113357232 gene encoding TNF receptor-associated factor homolog 1a-like isoform X2, whose amino-acid sequence is MERNQRPRAVFMAFGTKGDVYPIAAIAAAFASDQPHYHVILITHSAHQNLIDNLEDQNVSFYPITTPPVLSILQDHNPSGCEVQSSFSLQKKLVRKEHRLQCLSTMEKIFDDGPNLVADFILINFFALEGWNLAELFHVRCIVGAPYVVPNSAPSSFERHFKKEFPLLYIYLQEAPPHMDPVTGLPMSHNWPQSPLLLYGFSREVVEFPGYWPKIVRVCGFWFPPMRWQFSCSDCRGISDFGSPRHQPAKDELCTLHASLQNFLKFSASDIPIFIGLSSIGSMGFLKNPQVFLRVLEAVSASTNHKFILFTAAYQPLDAAVHEFEGNASSSDPMLCNKDGPKPAELYGKFTWKIDNFSRISKRELRSNAFEVPLNYPQGCDVCNHLSLFLCVANHDKLLPGWSHFAQFTIAVINKDPKKSKYSDTLHRFWKKEHDWGWKTFMELTEVMDGFIVNDTLVIKAQVQVIREKKDRLFRCLDCQYRRELACVYRANVEQICGSFLEEKQKKLGDLLGDSASFCAFWLGVDQNVRCRMSREQTDVILKVVVKQFFKEKEVTSTLVMECLYRGLKALEWHSKSNTAGEKRAALEALPPKDEKGPQNRTKDGTYADIKREENKLVELGRRTVEIIALTHIFSNKIEVAYQEAVALKRQEEFIREEEEILQAGSEQKVNDKEKRAKKKQSKQKHSSGKGKDKRGNESLDVSLQDKMQIESTLHSAIDGLSLNQAPSILEKPDTSRAVQM
- the LOC113357232 gene encoding TNF receptor-associated factor homolog 1a-like isoform X1; its protein translation is MERNQRPRAVFMAFGTKGDVYPIAAIAAAFASDQPHYHVILITHSAHQNLIDNLEDQNVSFYPITTPPVLSILQDHNPSGCEVQSSFSLQKKLVRKEHRLQCLSTMEKIFDDGPNLVADFILINFFALEGWNLAELFHVRCIVGAPYVVPNSAPSSFERHFKKEFPLLYIYLQEAPPHMDPVTGLPMSHNWPQSPLLLYGFSREVVEFPGYWPKIVRVCGFWFPPMRWQFSCSDCRGISDFGSPRHQPAKDELCTLHASLQNFLKFSASDIPIFIGLSSIGSMGFLKNPQVFLRVLEAVSASTNHKFILFTAAYQPLDAAVHEFEGNASSSDPMLCNKDGPKPAELYGKFTWKIDNFSRISKRELRSNAFEVPLNYPQGCDVCNHLSLFLCVANHDKLLPGWSHFAQFTIAVINKDPKKSKYSDTLHRFWKKEHDWGWKTFMELTEVMDGFIVNDTLVIKAQVQVIREKKDRLFRCLDCQYRRELACVYRANVEQICGSFLEEKQKKLGDLLGDSASFCAFWLGVDQNVRCRMSREQTDVILKVVVKQFFKEKEVTSTLVMECLYRGLKALEWHSKSNTAGEKVMNAAESPAPIVRVKNGMFTLMDDMLLLIERAALEALPPKDEKGPQNRTKDGTYADIKREENKLVELGRRTVEIIALTHIFSNKIEVAYQEAVALKRQEEFIREEEEILQAGSEQKVNDKEKRAKKKQSKQKHSSGKGKDKRGNESLDVSLQDKMQIESTLHSAIDGLSLNQAPSILEKPDTSRAVQM